The following proteins come from a genomic window of Bactrocera tryoni isolate S06 chromosome 1, CSIRO_BtryS06_freeze2, whole genome shotgun sequence:
- the LOC120766260 gene encoding uncharacterized protein LOC120766260, which translates to MATVEKQSSEQHEGDVTCLAYHNSQLFSGGADGKIKIWDNDLNLIKSVDAHDSYIYAMAINSNNGKLYSSSCDGCVKFLAPPYDQMEQLFCCEDVIQAMYCDGDILYTGDEKGVVTNWIDDKIKFKYNLVEEVKSLGAEKSLIYTVRDLDVVVSDMIAGKSGKYSNKAVLPGKSPLALVGPVIDDKRTFLVFADRSGKGLSLVKNLPQQKFESVWNLTNCHELIIQAICGDENTVYSGGYDNKVKGWTNLEQAVPTPLGEVEVGSCVNALVCSGNKRVFIATSDGFVRRAKFV; encoded by the exons ATGGCAACGGTAGAGAAACAATCGTCGGAACAACATGAGGGCGATGTCACTTGCTTGGCATACCACAACAGCCAGCTGTTCTCTGGCGGCGCCGATGGCAAAATCAAA ATTTGggataatgatttgaatctaATTAAATCCGTGGATGCGCATGACAGTTACATATACGCGATGGCAATAAATTCGAATAACGGTAAACTATACTCCAGCAGCTGTGATGGTTGTGTGAAATTTCTGGCACCACCTTACGACCAAATGGAGCAGCTTTTCTGCTGCGAGGATGTCATCCAAGCGATGTACTGTGACGGTGATATTTTGTATACGGGTGATGAGAAGGGGGTCGTTACGAACTGGATAGATGataaaatcaaattcaaatataatCTGGTTGAAGAGGTGAAGTCGCTGGGGGCTGAGAAATCTCTTATATATACAGTTCGAGATTTGGACGTGGTGGTGTCGGACATGATTGCTGGCAAATCGGGCAAATACAGCAACAAGGCTGTGTTGCCGGGCAAATCGCCGTTGGCGCTAGTTGGTCCTGTGATCGATGATAAACGCACTTTCCTTGTGTTCGCCGATCGTAGTGGGAAAGGATTGTCTCTCGTGAAGAATCTGCCGCAACAAAAATTCGAAAGTGTTTGGAATTTAACG AATTGCCACGAGTTGATCATTCAAGCGATCTGCGGAGACGAGAACACCGTCTACAGTGGCGGCTATGACAACAAGGTAAAAGGTTGGACCAATTTGGAACAGGCGGTACCCACACCTCTTGGCGAAGTAGAAGTCGGCAGTTGTGTAAATGCGCTGGTGTGTAGCGGGAACAAGCGGGTTTTCATTGCCACATCAGATGGTTTTGTGCGAAGAGCcaaatttgtttag